The genomic DNA TTTTTTCCTTCCTCTCTCTTCGATTGTGTATAATCAGTTGCACGTCTAATTGCAGCCTTTACTCTTGCTGTAAGCTCAATCATTGAAAAAGGCTTTGAGATATAATCATCCGCACCAAAGCCCAGTCCTAATGCTTTATCAACATCACTATCTTTAGCAGACATGATTAAGATAGGAATTAAGCTTTTTTCTCTTATAATTTTCATAAATGTCATACCATCAAGCTTCGGCAGCATTAGATCAAGAAGGATAATATCAAAAGAGTCATTAAAAAATGTGTGAACTGCTTCTTCCCCATCATATGCCACTTTTACAATGAAGCCTTCTTTTAATAAATGACTTTCCACCATTTCTGCAATAGATTCATCATCTTCAACAAGTAATACATTATGTTTCATGATTTTATCCCTCCGTTAAACATAAATCAGCTCCTTTTATTTTACGTCATTTCTATCCAAATAGGCCATTTTTTAAATAATTTCCATCATATAAAGCGGTTAATTAAAATTAAAGGATAGGGCTATTTTGTATTCAGAAGCCCTACCATTAAAAAACATAAAAGTGTTAAGAATGTGTCTTCTTTATTATTTTCACTTTAATAATTTTATTCCGATCCATTTCAAGAATTTCAAAATGAAGATGATGATATTCAAATGTTTCTCCTTCAACTGGAATATGTTCAAGCTCTTTTAAGATGAAGCCAGCTAAAATATCAGTATCTTCTGGAAGCTTAATTTTAAAAGCCTCATTTAGTCGATAGATGAGCAGTCTTCCATGACAAATCATGTATGAATCGGTTAATTCATAAATTAATACTTCATCTTCAATGTCTGTTTCATCTTCAATTTCCTGGCCAATCATTGCTTCAATAATATCCTAATGCGTTATCATTCCCATCGTTCCACCGTACTCATCTAATACAACCGCTAAATGTTTCTTTTCCTTCAACATCATTTTAAAAACCTTTTCAATCGCGGTAGATTCCACAACAAACAATGGTTGCTTATCAATAAAATTTTCTAACTTCTTCTTTGGCTCCATAGACCATTCCAAAAGCCTTTTAGAATGAAATACCCCAACGATATTATCAATATCCCCTTTATAAATTGGGTACCTCGTATAACGATTATTCATAATCGTATTTCTTGTTTCCTCAAAGGTACTATTAATTGGAATACCAATCATATCAATTCTTGGAGTTTTAAGTGCATCACGCACATCCATACTGTAAAAATCAATTGCTCCTTTAATTCGCATAGTTTCTTCATTTCGAAATGTTCCTTCAGCATAAGCAATATCAACCATTGTTTTTAACTCTTCTTTGGAAAGCGTAGCTTCTTGAACTTCACCTTTTGAAATAAGCCTAATGACCATGTTTGAAAACCTGGATATTAAAAAGGTGACTGGTTTTAAAATGATAATTAACAATCTAATCACTGGAGCCACGATATAGGCAATTTTATCAGCAAACGTTGCAGCAATCGTTTTTGGTAACACTTCAGCAAAAACAATAAGCACAACGGTCAAAATTCCAGTTGCAACTCCAACGTTCCACCCATACTCGATCGCAATCATTGTCACTAAAGTAGGCAGCATAATATTTGCAATGTTATTCCCAATTAAAATGCTCGTTATTAATTGATCTGGTTTAGAAATCAACTTTAAGAGCTTTAGGGATTTTTTATCATCATTTTCCGCTCGTGAATGCACTTTCATTTTATTCACAGCAGTCAATGCCGTTTCACTGCCTGAGAGGAAAAACGACATAAGCATAAAAAAAAGAATGGCAAATAACAACGGATGTTCAATCCTTTCAAAAAAAGATATTCCCGTTTTAGTATAAAAATAAAACGATCAGCTAGCTTTTAGCCACAAAAGAGGTATTAAACGAACAGCTAAAAATAGATGATTTTAATCGGACCCTTTTACAACATAGACTGCTTTTTCATTAAAATTATTATTATTTTCCGTTTGTTTTTATATATTGCCTTAAATTAAACAGTCCTACTCTAATAATATCTTTCCCTTAAAAAGTGATCAAACTTAAATTTTATAAAAAAAAAGACTTCTCAGTTCAAATTAGAACTAAAAAGCCTTTTTCTTTATTTACAGATGAATATTCCTCGTTAATCCAATATCTTTCATTGTTTTTAAACCTGGTTTTGTATCAACTGCAACTGTTTTCGCTGTATTAATAATAATCGATGCCGTTGCAGAGTCGCCAAAAACGCCACCTGGAATGACAAGCTTTTGCCTCATGTCACCTTCTATTTCGATTACATCCTCAGACTCAGATACTGAGGTAGCCATTACAAGATCAAGCTCTATTGTTTTTCCATCTTTTGTCGACCCTTTGGAAACTTGATGAAGTCCATTTACTTCCCCAGCCTTTACATGAAAATGTGGTAAAGAAATTGGTTTATCTGTCACCTTTGGCAAAATTGAGTTTTCAACATGTGAGAGCTCTAAATTCAGACCAGCAGCAACGAGACGCAGCGATTCTTCAAGACCAACGTGACCAATTTTATCTGCTTTAGCAAGGCTGTTGAACTCTTCTTCTGCCATTCCGACCCCAACTTTCTTTTGTAAAGGAAGTCGACGTTTTTTCACATCAACACGACGAGAAACTCGAATCGACGAAATGTCACTTAAAACTGATGTTAAACTTAAAACGAGCGTATCCATCACATACCCTGGATTTACGCCTGAACCAATAACAGTCAATCCCTTTTCAGACGCATAATGATCAATTTCCTTTGATAGTTCAGGATAGCGACTCCATGGATATGAAAGCTGTTCACAAGTTGAAACAACGGAAAATCCATTATCCAATAATTCTTTCATTTGGGGCCATACTGCTTTTAAATTTGACCCAGTAGCGTGAATTGCAATCCTTTGTTGATCACTTTTAGCCTTGACATCTTTAATTGAAGGAACGACAAATATTCCTCGCTCAGTTCTGCCGGTTAATTCACCAATATCTTTCCCAACTTTATTTGGATCAATATCAACAGCACCAATCACTTTTCCCGGTAAATATTCTTCGCATTTTTTCAATATTTCTAGACCAATTGGTCCTAAACCATAAACAACAAGCTCAATATTTTTTAATGTGTTTGACATATTGATTACCCCTTTATCCTGTTTATTTTCTCCACAAATCGATATCTCTGTTTTCACTAAAATGCTAACAGAATTTTTTAATGTTGAGAAATACAGGATTCTTATATATTAATAATTAATGATTATTAATATATTATATTTAATTAAGGGACTTTATAAATTCAGTTTTAAATTAGCAAGTAATTTTACAATGTGTTTTTTATTTAATCGAATGTAAGGACTGTCTTCCCAAACCGCAGAAATTGAGCTTTCTAAATAAATATCTTCAAGTTCCAAACTTTTCACATCAATAAAATCAATTAGTTTAAACATGTCCACCGGCATAAGCGTTACACCAAAATTGTTAGAGACGAGGTAAGCAATAGTCAATAATTCAGAACCGCTGCATATCGTTTTTGGAATAAAGCCGGCTGTTGCACAAGCTGTTTGGAGTAACTGATGGAGAGCTGGAGATTGAATTGAATCATAATGTAAAAAAAAATCATCACTTAATTCTTTTAACTTGATCTTCTCTCGTGAAGCAAGCCTATGATCAGAAGAGACAACTGCTCGAATTGGAGAGCGTTTCAATTCTAAATATTTGATCCCCTCTTGTTCATTCGACTCAAAATTTACTGGCGTCCTTATGAAACCAAGATGATATTCTCTATTTTTAATTAACTCTACTACATGAGCAGAAGTCGTCTCTTTTATGCTAAATTCAATATTTGGATAATGGATATGAAGTTGATTTAAAATAATCGGTAAATAGAGACTAGCTGCCGAGGGAATAGTTGCAATCTTCACTAAATGGGGCAGCGTCTTCGAATCGATCACATTAAATACTGTATTTTCAATTTGATCAAACGAAGGAGCAGTTTTCTCAAACAAGTATCTACCTTCTTCAGTGAGCTCGACCTTTCTCGTTGTCCGATAAAGAAGTTTCACTCCAAGCTTTTCCTCTAGTAAATTGATCTGTTGACTAATACCAGGTTGAGATACGTGTAAGTTTTTGGAGGCTTCTGTAAAATTTAATGTTTTAGCTACTTCAATAAAATAACGTAAAGATAGTAAGTTCATCGTTTCACCCTTATGTTTTATTTATCTATCCGCACAAACTGCAAATCCTTGAAGCTCTTAAATGGATTTAGTAAAACAAAAAAAATTGTAGATGATTACAGACTGTGATAAATGCTTGCATTAACGACTAATGACTGCTAAAATCTCCCCGCCAAGGCTGTCTAAGCGATTTTTAGCCTTTAGGCGGGATCTTTTCCATCATCGCTTTTATAATAAATCTCTTCTTAAATCTGCGGCTGATTTTGGTGATAAATATCCAGGTGCAATATCAAACACAGTTTTCGCGCCTGTTTGACCTTCCTTATTTAAACGATAAGCAGCACGCGCATATGCTGTTAAAACACTTGCTGTAAATTCCGGATTACTATTTAATTTTAAAGAAAACTCTATAATTTGATTATTGCCTTCGCCTGTTGTACCGCTATGAATAACAAAGCCACCGTGAGGCATTTTTGAATGATTTTCTTTCAGTTCTGACTCTGTAATAAAATGTACAGTTGTCTCATAATCTGCAAAATAGTTCGGCATTGTTTTTATATCCCGCTCTATTTTGGCTTTATCGGCCCCTTCTTCAGCAACGACATAACATTCTCTTTTATGTTTCTCACTTGTAGACAATGAAGGATTTTCTCCGCTTCTTACTCTATCAATCGCTGTTTCAGAAGGAATCGTATATTGTACGCCTCCCTTTACCCCTTCTACTCTGCGAATCGCATCGGAATGCCCTTGGCTTAAACCTTTTCCCCAAAATGTATATGTTTCTCCTTTAGGTAAAATGGATGCAGACATCATTCGATTAATTGAAAATAACCCAGGGTCCCAGCCAACTGAAATAATACTCGTTTTTCCGCTCATGTTAGCTACTTCGTTAACTAACTCATAATAGGCCGGAATTTTTGCATGAGTGTCAAAACTATCAACCGTATTAAATAATCTTGCAAAAGCAGGACCCTGCTCTGGAAGATCCCGAGCTGAACCTCCACACAAAATCATTACATCAATATCTGCTTGGTAACGTTCAGCTTCTGAAATATGTATGACCTTTACATTTTTATCAATTACATTTACACTTTCAGGACTTCGCCGTGAAAAGACAGCTACAAGCTCCATATCTGAATTTTGTTTTATTGCTGCTTCAACACCTCTGCCTAAATTGCCGTAACCAACAATTCCGATTCTTATTTGCTTCCCCATCGTTTTTCCCTCCTGTATTGCTTTACTTCCTTACATGGTAACTTTTTTTTTTTTAATGCGCAATAATAGGGAATAAGCAATCCATTTTCATAAAATGCGGCGATTGTTTTTTCATTGTTCTGAACCATTATTAAATTAGATCGACCTTCTCAATATTTCGAATTGCTAAATAAGCGGTATAAGCTCCGATGAGTGCGAGTGTAATAGGAATTAAAATAATATGATTTAATGTAAATCCGTTACTATTTGAGCAAACAATCGCAACGATTAAAATCGAAGAAGTGATAGTCGCTGGAATAGAATAATTTTTCAATCCAAAAAATAACGGAATTAGACTCATTCCTGTTGCCCCCAATGCATTTAACATTTTGATTGCGTTTTCTACTATAATATTTATTGTTAAAGTACTTAAAATTAAATGTTGACTTTCGCTATACAAGCAAAATACAATCGAAACAAGTATATTTGATAATACAATTGCGCTAAAAGTAAAAAAGATAACCACTAACAGCTTTGCGGCAATTCATTTTTTTCTACTAATAGGGTACATAAATAAAACAGTAATCGTCTTGTTTTTAAACTCATCAATAATGCACTTTGCAATAAGAGTGGCTCGGAAAAATAATGAATGTGGCTCTTACTAGAGTATCAATTGTAACAAAAAGCCTCATGATAATCATAAAATGCTAATTCCTTCTCTAGCTTTGAAACGTGTGTAACCATTAGGATAAAACTAACTATAGTGATGTTTGCAATCGCTGCCCCGCGTATATATGAACTAAGTTTATTTTTTTAGCTCTAATTTTAATAAGCTTATCATCTAGCCTCTCCCCCATTCATTAACTCGAAAAAATAATCTTCGAGGGAAGTGGTTTTTTTGCTAATTCCATCAATAGCAACTTCGTTAACAATAAGCACTCTAGATAGTTCCTGTTGTGTAATATGTGGTTCGAAAATGTGTATTTTTCGTTTGTCAATGATTTTAAAGTTTGTAAGTTTAAGCTCATGCTCAAGTAAAAAGGATGCATTTTTTACATTGTCTACAACAACTTCAATATATTCTGAATGCATACTATGAATACTACTCATTGAAACTTCTTTTATTAATCTTCCATTTCTAATGATTCCTACTGTATCTACTATTTGCTCTAACTCTCCTAAAATATGGCTTGAAACTAAAATAGTCATTTCATATTCTTTGCATAAAACTTTAAATAAATCTCTCATTTCTTTTATGCCAAGAGGATCGAGACCGTTAATTGGTTCATCTAATATTAATAATTCTGGCTTTGTTGTAATCGCTCGTGCAATTCCTAGTCTTTGTTTCATGCCAAGAGAAAAATCTTTCACTTGCTTATTTTCAATATTTTTTAAATTTACTAGCTCTAATGCTTGATTAATTGCCTTTTTATCGTAATAACCCATATATTCGCAATGAAGCTGTAAATTTTCATTTGCTGTCAGCTTATCATAAAAAATTGGGTATTCAATAATCGTTCCCATTCTTTTTAACAATTCATACGATGTATTTGTTAATCTTTTATCAAAAATTTCAATCTCACCACTTGTTGGTTTGATTAAATTAATTAACATTTTCATTACTGTTGTTTTCCCTGCTCCATTTGGCCCGATAAATCCATATATTTCTCCTTTCTTTACATTCATATTAACTTGCGAAACGACTTCTTTATGATCATAGATTTTTGTCAGTCCGTACGTTTTTATAATATGAGTCATTTTGAAAACTCCTTTATATCAAGATGCTTTTATTATAAAAAAGACAAATCTCATTTTTCTTAAACAATTCTTACAAGTTTCTTAATTACAAAACCTTTGCTCTTACGGTTATGTTGGCTCCTTTCACTTCTAACAATAGGAAGGTTGATAGAACAAAAGAAGAAAGCCAACTTTTTCTCATTTCATCTCGTCGAAGACCTACTATTTTCAAGTCATGATATTGTTTAGCTTAACCCTAAAAAGGCTGTACCACTTTTAATTGTGATACAGCTTCATACTGTTAGAAAAACGTATACTCATGAACTATATTTCTATTCGGCTTCCGCCTCAACTGACAAGCATTCTAAACTAGCCTGGGTACTATTCTTATACTGACTTTGTCTTAAAAGGAACTTTTCTTACTTTTTAAGAAAAGATTACGTGCCTTTTCAGCGATCTTTTCTGGTATTTTATATGTAAGAGGCTCTTGATGCAGTACTTGGAAAAAGTTCATATCACTTGTTTCGAGCATACCAATTGTAAAACGAGGAATAAGACGTACGTGCAACGATGTTCCAGAAGATTCATCCGGCAATATTAACGTCATATTAAAACTGGAAAATCCTTGTTCTTTTAGTACCGCAAAAATTGATTGAATACTTTCTGAAAAATCAAGCCAGTCATTTTCACTTACATCATGTATTGACATTGCCTTTGGAAAAATTGCGATAAAATCATTATGACTTTTTGGAGCAAACGCATGAATCCATGCTACATTTCCATGCTCACCAATCCAACGCTCGCCAAGCTTTTTTTCTGTTTCATATAAGCTAGTAAAATAATTTGCTCCATATCTTGCTTCAAAGATCTCAACTTCCGTTTGGATTTTAGACTGATAATTAGTAGGTGATTCTGATACAATTACGTGCATATGCGGATGAATAATACTTCCTCCTGAATAAGGAAGATAATTCCAATTTATTGAAGCATATTTAGCTCTACTATCATGAAGCATTACTCGTTTAATATATGTTTGGCAAGCAATAAACGCATCTTTGATCATTAAAGGTGTAAATTCGTCTAATTTGACGTAATGGTTTCCTGAAAAAGTAACAACACCATTATGTTTACTATAAGGAAATAAATTCGGAAACAAAATTGCTTCTCCTGCAAAAATTCGGCCACTTTCACTAATCTCCTTTGGAAAAACAGGTGTCATCTTTAGTATATTTTCGGGACAGAACGGACAGTTAACACCTTCCGTTTGTTGAGCGACTTCTGTATAATCTGGGGGCGTAAATGTCGTCCCAGGGTCAAACACGAGACGGGATGATTCTCCAGTTAGAGGATCAATTCGAACTTCTGTTTTTCTTTTTATTTGCTTCCCCTCTCCATCATAAAATGTAAACCATTCTATTACCTTTTGAAATGAAACTTCCATCGACTACTCCTCCTTTCCCCATAAATATACCATTTATCATTTCTATTGTCAGTTAATTCTGAATTATTATTAGCGGCTTTATTCTAAAAAATTGCTAGGGGCTTTGTCATATGGGTAAATAACTGCCCCTCATAATGAATGGTTAATGTATAGGAAGCTCACCCACTTGTTGGTTACTTTTCAAATCGTGCACTGTTATCTTTGCCGGTGATAAAGCGTATAAATAATCCCCTATATATACAAGTCGATCAATACTATTTTCCCATTCCTCATATTGAGCATTCTCTTTCGTATGGGTAATTTTATTTTTTAGTGTAAACCCATTTTGTAAATCTATGTTATAAACATATGCTCCTTGAAACTCAAACGACTGATCAAATTGTTTTCCTTCTACATCCTGATAAACCGAAATAGGAAACGCAAAAAGGTTTTTATTTTTATGATAAAGTAATGCTTTATGATCATAATTCAATGGTGAAGATGTTCCGCTTCCACCAATCACTTCTGTAAATTTTTCCTTTGGATTTGAGACATCACTTATATCAAACAGCGATATTTTTACTCCATTTGTCCTAATAAAAGGTTGAGCCCCTTTTTCAGAAATTATTTTTGTGTCATGACCAAAGCCAATTAAATGATTTTCGTCATAAGGATGTAGATAATTACTAAATCCAGGGATTTTTAGCTCGCCAAGCACCTTGGGAGTTTTCGGATCACTCGCATCAATGACAAACAATGGATCTGTTTCTTTAAAAGTTACAATATAAATGCGGTCGTTCATAAATCGAGCTGAATAAATACGCTCCCCACGTGCAAGGTCCTTAAGTTGACCAACTTGAGCTAAATTTTCATCTAATATATAGAGATTATTAGCAGAAGGACGTTTATCTTCCCAAGCATTCCCTTTTGTCGTTGCAATTCGAAAGTAACCGTTATATTCATCCATAGAAAATTGGTTCAAAACAGTGCCTTCCACTTCAGTTGAGCTTTGTAAAGCAACATTCAAACCGTTAACTGAGAATTTATAAATATTTGTATTCGAATCAACAACAACCTCCTCCTTCGTTGGATTGATATCGTTTCTCACCGCTAGATAAAGGCTGTTCTTCGACATATAAATTTCTTCCCCACTTCCTAAATATGTCGTGATGCTCGCTTCTTTTTGCTGATTTTCAAGATCCACAGCTGCAATGATTGTATAGTTCCCTTCATTGGAATCGGGAAAATATTGAATTTGGTCATAATCAACAGCTTGGATATCAGAACTAACTGCTGTATCTGAAAACTTCGGTCGCAGATCTATATCTCGTTTCTCTTCTAATGCCCAAAACAAATCAGGGATATGATTTGCTATTAAATAAACGACTCCATCCGTTTTACGTGCTGCAACAATTGAACCTTCTACTTCAACTTCTCGAATCTGTTTAGGGTTTTTCGGATCTTTCACATCGTAAATAATCGCCTTAACCGAATGATAAATTGGTGCAATCATTATTTCTTTCCCCTGTTTTTTATTTTGCGGTTCATTTGCCGTTTGGCTATGTCCTATTACGATTAATTGGTTTTCATGTAAAAATAATTGTTCAGGTGAAAATACATCCTTAAAAGAAATACTGGCTAAAACGTTCATTTCATTTGCCGGAACTGCTTTAATAATATTTACTTTGCCGTCCTGCACCTTAAAAATATGTGTTCCGTCAGTTTTAACAATATCTGCCTCATCTACTCCTTGAACTTGTATATTTGTTTCGGATACGTCTTGATTGTTAGCTTGATCTGTACTATCGCTGATTTCTTGTGATATTTCTTCCTCACTTCCAAAAAACTTTGCCGTTTCTTTTTGATACTCTATCACCTTTGAAAAATAATTACGTAAATTTTTTTTTGAACCGATAACTGGTATGTTTTGCTGGACAAGAAACAAAAACTCTTTCTTCGATTTTAACTTTTTACCGTGGGCTGATTTGATGTCTTTGTCCAAATAAAGTGTATACTCTGTGTCTACGGCGTATCCATCTTTAGGTGGTTGAATCATAATTGTTTTTCCATCATCACTTAAAGAAAGAGCAACATTTTGTTTTTTTCCTTTATCATTCGTTACGTAGATTAGATCATCTTTTAAAATAGATTGATCCATTTTCTCGGAGAATGTAATTTTCCATACTTTATGAGCAAGTACAATTGGTGTATCATCACTATTCGCCACCACACCGCTTACAACTTTTAATTGTGACTTGGAATAAAGTACCGCTGCTAAGACGAATAAAAAGCACACTCCGCTAATGACAAGCTTTTTTCTCATTCAAAAACCCCTCTTTTACAAAACTAGTCGAAATTAACAACCATTTCGTTACATGAAAACTTTATAAAATAAAATTTTTATAAGAAAAATCCACTTAAAGCTTGTAAATAAACTTAATTGTTTGAAGCCATTAAAACACGCTAGTGATAGCCGCAAGCGAATAGAAAGTCCAAACGAAGTGCAATAAAGAATGCGAGCAGTTGTGTCAACTAGGTAATCGGTTATAAAAGTAACTCATGTTTGCAAGTTCAGACGATTAGTAATTTTTACATTATGTTAATAATACCTCTATACTTTGTTGTTATAATATAAGGTAAAAGTTGGTTCACTGATTGCTTGTAATCTCAACATCTATATGGGAAACGGAAATTGGACAAATGAAAAAGCGAACTTAGGAGGGTATGTAATCATGTATAAGATTAAAAAAATGGCTCCGTTTGTTTTAGCCGCAAGTGTTACAATGGGAATATTCTCCTTTCCATCTTTTTTTGAAAGTAACTCTGTACATGCAGCGAGTCAAGAAACGATACTAATCGAGGAAAATTTTGATCGTGTCGAAAATCAAACATTACCTAACGGTTGGAAGCTTACGCAAGGACACGGTGAAGTACAAGACGGAAAGTTACTATTGACATCACCTTCTACTTCAAAGCCGAGCCGTGTACTCGTTCCGCTTCCTTCAAATACTGGAGACTACGTATTTGAAGCAGATATGACCTTTCTCTCAGCAGTTGAAGATACACGCTGGGCATCTCTTATGTACCGGATCCAATCCGGGGATTATCCATACTATCAATTTGCCATTCGCAGAGGTACAACTGCCTTAAATGGGGTAGAGTTTGCAATACGTAATGAGAACAATAAATGGGAAGTACCAGAGAAGACATTTTTTTCTGAACCGTTTCAATTCGATAAAAGCTATCATCTTAAAGTGATTGCAAAAGGAAATCGCGTTCAGCAATATGTTAACAACCAGCTTATTATTGATACAGATTTAGCTTCAAAATGGACTGAAGGAGACATCGGCTTTCAAGCAACAGGTGTCACTGTTCAGTTTGATAATGTAAAAGTAACCACACAAACAGAAGAACTACCTCCATTAGAAGAATCAAGTGCATTTCTACCAAAAGAACCTGAAACGAATATATTAAATGCACCAACTGTCATTTCAGAGGCAACATCTATTGAAATGATCGACCAACTAGTGGATAAAGGCGTTTCATCCATTATTTTACCTGTTCAACAAAAGAATAATGGTGAAATTGTAGTTGAAAACAAAGCCCTTTCTGAGATTCTTCAAAAGATAAAAAGAAAAGTAATACCAATTATTCAAATCGAGGATCAAGCAGTTATTCAACCACTTACAAAAGTATTACAAAATGCTTCAATCCAAGATATCCAAGTAATTTCTTCAAAACCGGAACTAATCAAGAAGTTTAAAGAAATGATACCAACAGCTCGAGGTGGAGTCGTATATACGAGAAATGCGTTAAATAAACATGACTTAGAAAATTTAGCAAAAGATTTACATAAAAATAAGAGCAAGGTTGCTGTTATTCCACAAAAATTGTTATCAGCAGAAATCGTCCATTACTTACATAGCCGAACGATCTCTGTATGGGGAATGAGCGAACAAACTGAAAAAGATGCCCACAAGCTTATTCATGCAGGAGTAGATGGGATCATTTCTAAAGACCCAACTACAACATTGTTGGCTTACAACCAATATCCAGAAAACACCTTTGTTCAACGTCCAATAGTTGCCGCTCACCGCGGAGTCCCTTCATTGGCTCCAGAAAATACAATGGTTGGCTATTGGAAAGCCTATGGACTTGGAGCAGACTTAATTGAAACTGATGTTAGAATGACAAAAGACGGCCATCTCGTCATTATGCATGACAATACTGTAAATAGAACAACAAATGGAACGGGAGCAGTATCGAGTCTTACTTTAGAAGAAATTCGCCAATTAGATGCTGGCATTAAATTTAACTCAACATTTGCAGGTAAAAAAGTACCAACCTTCC from Bacillus aquiflavi includes the following:
- a CDS encoding glycerophosphodiester phosphodiesterase family protein yields the protein MYKIKKMAPFVLAASVTMGIFSFPSFFESNSVHAASQETILIEENFDRVENQTLPNGWKLTQGHGEVQDGKLLLTSPSTSKPSRVLVPLPSNTGDYVFEADMTFLSAVEDTRWASLMYRIQSGDYPYYQFAIRRGTTALNGVEFAIRNENNKWEVPEKTFFSEPFQFDKSYHLKVIAKGNRVQQYVNNQLIIDTDLASKWTEGDIGFQATGVTVQFDNVKVTTQTEELPPLEESSAFLPKEPETNILNAPTVISEATSIEMIDQLVDKGVSSIILPVQQKNNGEIVVENKALSEILQKIKRKVIPIIQIEDQAVIQPLTKVLQNASIQDIQVISSKPELIKKFKEMIPTARGGVVYTRNALNKHDLENLAKDLHKNKSKVAVIPQKLLSAEIVHYLHSRTISVWGMSEQTEKDAHKLIHAGVDGIISKDPTTTLLAYNQYPENTFVQRPIVAAHRGVPSLAPENTMVGYWKAYGLGADLIETDVRMTKDGHLVIMHDNTVNRTTNGTGAVSSLTLEEIRQLDAGIKFNSTFAGKKVPTFREFLQAFKGKDVVLLIELKDVGIEEKVVEEIEQLGMTNQVLIQSFNLSSIQKIHELKQEIGIGFLYSTGVPGTKEGKLKNAQQMLNYAATLNATLNASYGSLSSEFITYMRQRGMTSLHWTFRNEQALEDQLLKGMIGPITDYTQWLTDAPIRLETPIKKRNLKVGKTATIHAKAFVSYREDKKENIETTLFVIGDQNAVQIEGNTIKAVSPGKVNVFFKHTFSMLGKEWNLVAEPIEVNISE